Genomic segment of Halostella limicola:
GACCGAGTCGAGCAGGCGGTCGTTCGGGACGACGATGACCGTGTCGCTCACGTCGCGGAGCCGTTCGAGGCCCGCCTCGGCGTTGGTCCGCCGTACCTCGCCCTCCGCGGTGAACGGCGTCGTGACGATCGAGATGGTGAGCGCCCCGGACTCGCGCGCGGCCTTCGCGACGACCGGCGCGGAGCCGGTCCCGGTGCCGCCGCCGAGGCCGGCGGTGACGAACACCATGTCGGAGCCGTCGATGGCGTCGACGATCTCGTCCTGCGATTCGATGGCGGCCTCCTCACCGACCTGCGGGAGCGAGCCCGCGCCGCGGCCCTCCGTCTTCTGCTCGCCCATCAGGATCTTGGTGTCGGCCTCGATGCCGACGAGGTGCTGAACGTCGGTGTTCGCGGCGACCAGCTTCGCGCCGTGGATCCCCTCCTCGGCCATGCGGTCGACGGTGTTGCCGCCCGCGCCGCCGCAGCCGACCACCGTGATGTTGGTCTGGAGGTCTTCGAGAACGTCTTTCAGTTCGTCGTCAGTCATCTTCCCCGACGGGTTCACGTCCCGGTGCGCCCCCGGGTCCGTGGGATCAGCTCCCTCGTCTTCGGCCTCGTCGATTGCTTCGTCTACGATCGAATCCATTCTTAGGCCCCATTATTTGATGCAGGTTAATTACCTTTCCCCCCGACCGCGGACAGATCCCTGATAGTTTAGGGCGAAATTAGGTCTCGAACCGGTGCGTTCGCTCCGAGTGAACCACTTCGGGGGGGATCGTCTCGCCGTCGACGGTGACCGCCTCGCCGTCGGCCAGCGCGCCGAACTCGGGCCCCTGCGGGACGCCGAGCTTCGCGGCCAGTTCCGGGTCGAACGCGGTCTCGGTGGCGACGACGGCGTCGTCCTCGACGGCCACGTCGTCGAACTTCTCGCGGAGGATCGCCGCGAGCGCCTCGACGAGGTCGTCGAGGTCGTCGCCGGCCGGGACGGCCGCGCGGCCCCTGGCGCGCGTGCCGCCCTCGCGCGTCTCGAACGCGACCGTCGCCGACGCGACCGCCTCGCGCGTCGCGTCGGGGTCGATCGCCTGCGCCTCCGCGAGCAGGTCGTCGGGCAGGGGGACGACGTCGAAGTCGGCCGGGACGCGCTCGCCGCCGCCGTCGGAGTCGGGGTCGCGGCGTCGCGCGCGGTCGCCGAACCGCAGTCCGTCGTCGACCGGGACCAGCGCCGCTTCGAGCGCCTCGGCGAGCGAGAGGGGAACGTCGTCGACCTCCCGCGCCCACGTCTCGCTCACGGCGCGGTAGCCGAGGCCCTCGATCACGCCCTCCAGCTCGGGGCGGTCGCCGTCGACCACGGCGTGGGTCGCGCCGCTTTGCTCGAACGCCCGCCGGACCACGTCGCGGTTTTCCTCCGGCGCGCCCATCGCGTCCAGACACCAGTCGGCGGCGATGTGGCCCACTGCCCACCCCGTCTCGCGTACGATCCGGGTGAACCGCGGGGCGTAGTGGCCGCCGCCGAAGCCGACGAGCGTCCGGTCGCGGTGCGGGTCGACGCCGCGGAGGTCGAGGATGGCCCCCGCGACGGCGCGCGCGCCGGCCGGGTCCTCCCACTCGGCCTCGCCGCTGCCGAGCTCGACGAACATGGACGGGACGCTCACCTCGCTCGGGCCGTGGTGCGTACACTCCATCCCGACGTCGTACTCCTCGGGCGCGCGCTCGGCGAACGCCGCGACGACGCGGGCGTGGGCGTTCGGACACGCCTCCGCGAGGGCCTGGTCCTGGCCGCCGTACTCCGCGGGACCGAAGTTCCCCGTGAAGTGCGCCGTCAGAAGCGCCCCCGTGTCGCCGGAGTGCCGCGACGCGAACGCGAGCCAGTCGGGGTCGTCGAACGCGGCCGCCGGGTCGTCGACGTGCAGGTGGAGGTCGTCGAACGTCCGGAGTTCGAAGCCGTCGGTTCGGTAGTAGACGCCGCCGCCGTCGGCGTCCGGCCGCTCCTCGTCCCGGCGGCGCTCCCAGTCGCCCAGTTCCAGCAGGTGCTCGCCGACGTGCTCGGAGGCCTCGTCCGCGCGGCTGACGACGATCGCTATCACTCGCGGCGGTTGTTCGCGGGCGGGAAAAAGCGTGTCGACAGCGACGCGTCGGCGTACGCGGAACGAGGCCGCCGGTCCGGTGGTCAGTCAGACTCGACCACGGGCTGGCCGCCGGTGGCGTTCGCCTTCGCCAGTCGGCCGACGGTCCGCACGTGGTCCATCTGCGTGAGGAACATGACGCCGCCGATGATCATGTAGACGACGGTGTAGACGATGAGCAGGTCGAAGGTGCTGATGAACTCGACCACGCCCCGGATGTGGAGGTACTCGATGAGCACCTGCGAGACGAACAGCACGAGCAGCGTCACCGCCTCGCGCATCGTGATGCGGAAGTTGATCAGCACGGCGAGCGCGAAGAAGCTCTGCGCCGCCGTGATCCAGATCTCGGCCGCCTGCTTGGAGTTGAACTCCAGCACGCCGTAGCTCCCCAGCGAGATGCTGTAGACGACGCCGAGCGTCCCGATGAGCAGCGTCCACTGGTTGAGCTTCGAGGAGATGAGCGCGTTGAAGGCCGCGGTCGTCCGCGCCTTGTTCACGAGGTAGGCGGTGACGATCAGCTCCGGGCTCTCGCTCGCCAGCGGCGCGACCCACTGGATCATGAAGAACTCGGGGATGCCGTACTGGATACCGATCTCCTCCAGCCCGTGTGCGAACGGCTCGACCGCGGTGAAGATGAGGTAGCCGGAGTAGGCGAAGAGCACGAGGACGGCAGGTATCCGCGTGGTCTTCGGCGTCTTCTGGAGGTACGCCGGCACGCCAACGTGCACCTCGTCGTCCTCGGGTTCGCCGCGGACGATGATCCCGATGTAGACGACGTAGATGCCGACGAGGATGATCAGGTCGAGCGCGCCGATCCCGCCGTTGAGCGGGACGAAGAAGGCCCACAGGGTCGCGAGCGCGAGGAAGAACACTTCGGTGGCGATGCTCCGGTCGAGCAGGACGGCGTCCTTGAGGAAGCCGTCGTTGTGTTCGACCGCCACGTCCCCGCTTGTCTTCGCGCGGTAGATGGAGAACAGGGCGATGCCGGACCAGCCGAGCCCGATGAGGATCCGGTTCGCGCCGGTCATGTTGGCGACGGCGAGGTCGCCAGCGCCGGGCCGTCCCTGACCCGCCTGCCACGCGTACAGGGCGTCGACGGCGTACTCGGGCGCCACCGCCAGGATGGCGAGCACGGCGATGGCGAACGCGCGCGGCACGTCCTTCTCCGCGGTCTCGGCGCCCCAAGCGAGCAGGAACGACGCGCCGAGGACCGATAGTCCGCTCACGGCGACGGTGCCCACGTGACCGAGCGACTCCGCCATCCCCGTGAGGTCGACGACGACCCACGGGATTGTCACCAGCGTCACGACCGCGACGGCGACGAGAGGGTGTTGCAGCCGATTCTTCATCATCAGGGTGGACAGCCACGCCGAAGGTAGTTCTTGCGTTGTCCGGAGAGCGTGTCTGTTATTGTGACACGGAACGGCGTGTCGCACATGGACGTCTACG
This window contains:
- the ftsZ gene encoding cell division protein FtsZ, translated to MDSIVDEAIDEAEDEGADPTDPGAHRDVNPSGKMTDDELKDVLEDLQTNITVVGCGGAGGNTVDRMAEEGIHGAKLVAANTDVQHLVGIEADTKILMGEQKTEGRGAGSLPQVGEEAAIESQDEIVDAIDGSDMVFVTAGLGGGTGTGSAPVVAKAARESGALTISIVTTPFTAEGEVRRTNAEAGLERLRDVSDTVIVVPNDRLLDSVGKLPVRQAFKVADEVLMRSVKGITELITKPGLVNLDFADVRTVMERGGVAMIGLGESDSDAKAQDSVKTALRSPLLDVDISGANSALVNVTGGQDMSIEEAEGVVEEIYDRIDPDARIIWGTSIDETLEGSMRTMIVVTGVESPQIYGRNEAAQEEAAQRAEDIDYVE
- a CDS encoding D-aminoacyl-tRNA deacylase, yielding MIAIVVSRADEASEHVGEHLLELGDWERRRDEERPDADGGGVYYRTDGFELRTFDDLHLHVDDPAAAFDDPDWLAFASRHSGDTGALLTAHFTGNFGPAEYGGQDQALAEACPNAHARVVAAFAERAPEEYDVGMECTHHGPSEVSVPSMFVELGSGEAEWEDPAGARAVAGAILDLRGVDPHRDRTLVGFGGGHYAPRFTRIVRETGWAVGHIAADWCLDAMGAPEENRDVVRRAFEQSGATHAVVDGDRPELEGVIEGLGYRAVSETWAREVDDVPLSLAEALEAALVPVDDGLRFGDRARRRDPDSDGGGERVPADFDVVPLPDDLLAEAQAIDPDATREAVASATVAFETREGGTRARGRAAVPAGDDLDDLVEALAAILREKFDDVAVEDDAVVATETAFDPELAAKLGVPQGPEFGALADGEAVTVDGETIPPEVVHSERTHRFET
- a CDS encoding sodium:calcium antiporter; this encodes MKNRLQHPLVAVAVVTLVTIPWVVVDLTGMAESLGHVGTVAVSGLSVLGASFLLAWGAETAEKDVPRAFAIAVLAILAVAPEYAVDALYAWQAGQGRPGAGDLAVANMTGANRILIGLGWSGIALFSIYRAKTSGDVAVEHNDGFLKDAVLLDRSIATEVFFLALATLWAFFVPLNGGIGALDLIILVGIYVVYIGIIVRGEPEDDEVHVGVPAYLQKTPKTTRIPAVLVLFAYSGYLIFTAVEPFAHGLEEIGIQYGIPEFFMIQWVAPLASESPELIVTAYLVNKARTTAAFNALISSKLNQWTLLIGTLGVVYSISLGSYGVLEFNSKQAAEIWITAAQSFFALAVLINFRITMREAVTLLVLFVSQVLIEYLHIRGVVEFISTFDLLIVYTVVYMIIGGVMFLTQMDHVRTVGRLAKANATGGQPVVESD